One stretch of Novosphingobium pentaromativorans US6-1 DNA includes these proteins:
- a CDS encoding sensor histidine kinase: protein MTDLSYEPRVPARLVLLSLAALWACYFTVATLRGVVIGFDFVWPIISRRLTICILSMLVMVAVWPLLQMLDRKSAGVRLAVVLVGALPLSLVLSLINNSIFSDIEYDEEQGGKHQTSVTTNEGNVRISRDEAGNILVDLPNLRETGGPLDDGTGAAGEQAVPDVQVRPTRRKDGESAITIHTEMPKDPAFKRWASIADTAFGRYFLVLAWAALYFALAKAEEARAAERREGEYRRAAEAAELRSLRYQVNPHFLFNTLNSLSALVMTGRQDDAETMIQTLSTFYRRTLSGDPTGDLPLTEEIDLQQLYFAIEAVRFPNRLLTTIDIDDAVVDAKVPGMILQPLVENSVKYAVAATQRPVTIAIAAYREGDELVISVSDDGPGVDADKAQGCGIGLGNVRDRLRARYGAAASIDFGKTPHGGFATILRMPLEHGRG from the coding sequence ATGACGGATCTTTCCTACGAACCCAGGGTTCCGGCGCGGCTGGTGCTGCTCTCGCTCGCGGCCCTGTGGGCTTGTTATTTCACGGTCGCAACGCTGCGCGGCGTGGTGATCGGCTTCGACTTCGTCTGGCCGATCATCTCGCGCCGGCTGACGATCTGCATCCTGTCCATGCTGGTCATGGTGGCGGTCTGGCCGCTGCTGCAGATGCTCGACCGCAAGTCGGCCGGGGTGCGTCTGGCCGTGGTGCTGGTGGGCGCCCTGCCCCTGTCGCTGGTCCTCAGCCTGATCAACAACTCGATCTTCTCCGACATCGAATATGACGAGGAACAGGGCGGCAAGCACCAGACCTCGGTAACGACCAATGAGGGCAACGTCCGTATATCGCGCGACGAGGCCGGAAACATCCTGGTCGACCTGCCCAACCTGCGCGAAACGGGAGGGCCCCTGGACGATGGTACCGGGGCTGCGGGGGAACAGGCGGTCCCGGATGTTCAGGTACGCCCCACCCGGCGCAAGGACGGCGAATCCGCCATCACCATTCATACCGAAATGCCCAAGGATCCTGCATTCAAGCGCTGGGCATCCATCGCCGACACCGCATTCGGCCGCTACTTCCTAGTCCTTGCCTGGGCGGCGCTCTACTTCGCGCTGGCCAAGGCGGAGGAAGCGCGTGCGGCTGAGCGGCGCGAAGGCGAATATCGCCGTGCGGCCGAAGCGGCGGAGTTGCGCTCGCTGCGCTACCAGGTCAACCCGCACTTCCTGTTCAACACGCTCAACTCGCTCTCCGCGCTGGTGATGACCGGCAGGCAGGACGATGCCGAAACGATGATCCAGACGCTTTCCACCTTCTACCGGCGGACCCTGTCGGGCGATCCGACCGGCGACCTGCCGCTCACGGAAGAGATCGATCTGCAGCAGCTCTATTTCGCGATCGAGGCGGTGCGTTTTCCCAATCGCTTGCTGACGACAATCGATATTGACGATGCCGTCGTCGATGCGAAGGTGCCGGGCATGATCCTCCAGCCGCTGGTCGAAAACTCGGTCAAGTACGCGGTCGCCGCCACGCAGAGACCGGTGACGATCGCCATTGCGGCCTATCGCGAAGGGGACGAACTGGTGATTTCGGTAAGCGACGATGGTCCCGGGGTCGATGCGGACAAGGCGCAAGGCTGCGGAATCGGTCTCGGAAATGTCCGCGACCGGCTGCGCGCGCGCTACGGCGCGGCAGCCAGCATCGATTTCGGAAAGACCCCGCATGGCGGCTTCGCCACGATCCTGAGAATGCCGCTGGAGCATGGCCGTGGCTGA
- a CDS encoding cell wall hydrolase, with protein MRTKLQWASAVALAATVFTALFSAQGSGAATSDIVPILAKPEPQVSFVSEPVVQALPSEDDGIVTDDDGDDQVIAADTLAQLVAEQGMPDAIGKQLRCLAGAIYFESRGESLEGQLAVGRVIINRAKSDRFPDNFCDVVFQRSQFSFVRGSRMPKIREQSKDWRRALAIATIAIDGSWKSPAKGALFFHAARVSPNWRLKRLAQVDNHIFYR; from the coding sequence ATGCGAACCAAATTGCAGTGGGCAAGCGCAGTAGCGCTGGCCGCAACGGTGTTTACCGCATTATTCAGCGCCCAGGGGTCGGGCGCGGCCACGTCGGACATCGTTCCGATCCTGGCAAAACCGGAACCCCAGGTGAGTTTCGTCTCCGAACCGGTGGTTCAGGCGCTCCCGTCCGAAGATGACGGGATCGTTACGGACGATGACGGTGACGACCAGGTCATCGCAGCCGACACCTTGGCTCAGCTTGTCGCAGAGCAGGGCATGCCCGATGCAATCGGCAAGCAGCTGCGCTGCCTAGCCGGTGCGATCTATTTTGAATCGCGCGGCGAATCCCTCGAGGGGCAGCTCGCCGTCGGGCGCGTGATCATCAATCGCGCCAAATCGGATCGCTTCCCCGATAACTTCTGCGATGTCGTGTTCCAGCGCTCGCAGTTCTCCTTCGTGCGCGGAAGCCGCATGCCGAAGATTCGCGAACAATCGAAGGATTGGCGCCGCGCGCTGGCTATTGCCACCATCGCGATCGACGGCAGCTGGAAAAGCCCGGCCAAGGGCGCGCTGTTCTTCCATGCGGCCCGTGTGTCGCCGAACTGGCGCCTCAAGCGCCTCGCCCAGGTCGACAACCACATCTTCTATCGTTGA
- a CDS encoding fumarate hydratase, producing MADMVTIREDDLIDSVADALQYISYYHPMDYIRALGDAYEAEQGAAAKDAIAQILTNSRMCAEGHRPICQDTGIVNVFIEWGQNCRLESDRSLQEVVDEGVRRAYGNTENKLRASVLADPAFTRRNTKDNTPSVLSVSMVPGSKVSVDVAAKGGGSEAKSKFKMMNPSDSIVDWVLEMLPQMGAGWCPPGMLGIGIGGTAEHCVKLAKQSLMEPIDMAQLKARGPQNDIEKLRIEIFDAVNAMGIGAQGLGGLATVLDVKILDWPCHAANKPIAMIPNCAATRHAHFTLDGSGPSFLETPKLDEWPQVEWAPSSEAKRVNLDTLTAEDVQSWKQGDRLLLNGKMLTGRDAAHKRIQDMLAKGEELPVDFKGRVIYYVGPVDPVRDEVVGPAGPTTATRMDKFMDMMLDQGLLACVGKAERGPAATDSIAQHKSAYLMAVGGAAYLVARAIKEARVVGFEDLGMEAIYEFTVEDMPVTVAVDSEGKNVHQLAPLVWKEKIAKEHLLAD from the coding sequence ATGGCCGATATGGTGACAATCCGCGAAGACGACCTGATCGACAGTGTCGCCGATGCCCTTCAGTACATCAGCTACTACCACCCGATGGACTACATCCGCGCGCTGGGCGACGCCTACGAGGCCGAGCAGGGCGCAGCGGCGAAAGACGCCATCGCGCAGATCCTGACCAACAGCCGCATGTGCGCCGAAGGCCATCGTCCGATCTGCCAGGACACCGGCATCGTCAACGTCTTCATCGAGTGGGGCCAGAATTGCCGTCTCGAATCCGACCGCAGCCTGCAGGAAGTGGTCGATGAAGGCGTGCGCCGCGCTTACGGCAACACGGAAAACAAGCTGCGTGCCTCGGTGCTGGCCGACCCGGCCTTCACCCGCCGCAATACCAAGGACAACACCCCGTCGGTCCTGTCCGTCTCGATGGTTCCGGGAAGCAAGGTTTCGGTCGACGTCGCGGCCAAGGGCGGCGGTTCGGAAGCCAAGTCGAAGTTCAAGATGATGAATCCCAGCGATTCGATCGTCGACTGGGTGCTGGAAATGCTGCCGCAGATGGGTGCCGGCTGGTGCCCGCCGGGCATGCTCGGCATCGGCATCGGCGGCACCGCCGAACACTGCGTGAAGCTGGCCAAGCAGAGCCTGATGGAACCGATCGACATGGCCCAGCTCAAGGCTCGCGGCCCGCAGAACGACATCGAGAAGCTGCGCATCGAGATCTTCGATGCAGTCAATGCCATGGGCATCGGCGCGCAGGGCCTTGGCGGCCTAGCCACCGTGCTCGACGTCAAGATCCTCGACTGGCCGTGCCATGCCGCGAACAAGCCGATCGCGATGATCCCCAACTGCGCGGCGACCCGCCATGCGCACTTCACGCTCGACGGTTCGGGCCCGAGCTTCCTCGAGACTCCCAAGCTCGACGAGTGGCCCCAGGTCGAATGGGCGCCGAGCAGCGAGGCCAAGCGCGTCAATCTCGACACCCTTACCGCCGAGGACGTGCAGAGCTGGAAGCAGGGTGACCGCCTCCTGCTCAACGGCAAGATGCTCACCGGACGCGATGCCGCGCACAAGCGCATCCAGGACATGCTCGCCAAGGGCGAGGAACTGCCCGTCGATTTCAAGGGCCGCGTGATCTACTACGTCGGCCCGGTCGATCCGGTGCGTGACGAAGTCGTCGGCCCCGCCGGCCCGACCACCGCGACGCGCATGGACAAGTTCATGGACATGATGCTCGACCAGGGCCTGCTGGCTTGCGTCGGCAAGGCGGAGCGGGGTCCGGCGGCGACCGATTCCATCGCGCAGCACAAGTCGGCCTACCTCATGGCCGTGGGCGGCGCGGCCTACCTCGTTGCCCGCGCGATCAAGGAAGCCAGGGTCGTCGGTTTCGAAGACCTGGGCATGGAAGCGATCTACGAGTTCACCGTCGAGGACATGCCGGTCACCGTGGCCGTCGATTCCGAAGGCAAGAACGTCCACCAGCTCGCCCCGCTGGTCTGGAAGGAAAAGATCGCCAAGGAGCATCTGCTCGCCGACTGA
- a CDS encoding LytR/AlgR family response regulator transcription factor has translation MAVAELDAGNGAAQGPLKTLIVDDEPLAVERMQVICARMEGITVTGTASDGEAALRLIDALRPDLVLLDLTMPETDGLTVARRLSGKAEAPAVIFVTAHDEFAVEAFDLDAVDYVLKPVAPDRLQRAIGRVMARRGERSVPPSEWLEEFWVPHRSELVRIPASDVQRIDAERDYVRLHVPGQSYLLLQTITSLEQKLDPERFIRIHRSCILRRDFVAGLRHEGLGVWSAETGDGEALRIGRTYLPAVKKMAGR, from the coding sequence ATGGCCGTGGCTGAACTGGACGCTGGCAACGGCGCTGCGCAAGGTCCCCTGAAGACGCTGATCGTCGATGACGAGCCGCTCGCGGTCGAGCGCATGCAGGTGATCTGCGCGCGCATGGAAGGGATCACCGTGACCGGTACCGCAAGCGACGGAGAAGCCGCGCTGCGCCTGATCGATGCGCTGAGGCCCGATCTTGTGCTGCTCGACCTGACGATGCCGGAAACCGATGGCCTTACCGTTGCCCGCAGGCTTTCCGGCAAGGCCGAGGCGCCTGCGGTGATTTTCGTGACGGCGCACGACGAATTCGCGGTCGAGGCCTTCGATCTCGATGCGGTCGACTACGTGCTCAAGCCCGTCGCCCCCGATCGGCTGCAGCGCGCTATCGGCCGGGTCATGGCAAGACGCGGTGAACGCAGTGTCCCGCCGAGCGAGTGGCTGGAGGAATTCTGGGTGCCGCACCGCTCCGAACTGGTCCGGATCCCGGCGAGCGACGTGCAGCGCATCGATGCCGAGCGCGACTATGTGCGCCTGCACGTGCCGGGGCAGAGCTACCTGCTGCTTCAGACCATCACCAGCCTTGAGCAGAAGCTCGATCCCGAGCGTTTTATCCGCATCCACCGCAGCTGTATCCTGCGCCGCGATTTCGTGGCCGGACTCAGGCACGAGGGGCTGGGCGTGTGGTCGGCCGAGACCGGCGACGGCGAAGCCTTGCGAATCGGCCGGACCTATCTGCCCGCTGTGAAGAAGATGGCCGGCCGCTGA
- a CDS encoding CBS domain-containing protein — translation MTIGRIIEGRDTVLTCKVSTTVREAVEILAERRIGALPVLDGENLAGMFSERDVIYRLREFGPGVLDKPVSEVMTAPAVTVESVTSVMTALAMMTRRRIRHLPVMEGARMVGMVSIGDLVKYRIDKVESEAAAMREYIQMA, via the coding sequence ATGACGATCGGGCGCATTATCGAAGGCCGCGATACTGTTCTTACCTGCAAGGTCAGCACCACGGTTCGCGAAGCCGTGGAAATATTGGCCGAACGTCGCATCGGCGCCTTGCCGGTTCTGGATGGCGAAAACCTCGCCGGCATGTTCTCCGAACGCGACGTGATCTACCGCTTGCGCGAATTCGGCCCCGGCGTTCTCGACAAACCGGTGAGCGAAGTCATGACGGCGCCGGCCGTGACCGTGGAATCCGTGACCTCGGTGATGACCGCGCTGGCCATGATGACCCGGCGGCGCATCCGCCACCTCCCGGTCATGGAGGGAGCGCGCATGGTCGGCATGGTATCGATCGGCGACCTCGTGAAATACCGCATCGACAAGGTGGAGTCGGAAGCCGCAGCGATGCGCGAATATATCCAGATGGCCTGA
- a CDS encoding PaaI family thioesterase: protein MTEADNADAAGANLHWRALESLYASAAINEKFRSALQITGEGLSCITFDVGPDCFHAAGAAHGTIYFKMLDDAAFYAANTLITDRFLLTTSFNLLLSKPIKGGTVRAEGRWVSGRRRVLVAESRLIDEEGDEVGRGTGTFMRSRIPLSGLPGYSAAFTAQG, encoded by the coding sequence ATGACAGAGGCCGACAACGCCGATGCAGCCGGTGCGAACCTGCACTGGCGGGCCTTGGAAAGCCTTTATGCTTCCGCGGCCATCAATGAGAAGTTCCGCTCGGCTCTCCAGATCACCGGCGAAGGACTTTCGTGCATCACGTTCGATGTAGGACCCGATTGCTTTCATGCCGCCGGCGCCGCGCATGGCACGATCTATTTCAAGATGCTGGACGATGCGGCCTTCTACGCCGCGAACACGCTCATCACCGACCGCTTCCTGTTGACCACTTCGTTCAACCTGCTGCTCAGCAAACCGATAAAGGGTGGGACCGTTCGGGCCGAAGGGCGCTGGGTGAGCGGCCGACGCCGAGTGCTCGTGGCGGAATCGCGGCTTATCGACGAGGAAGGTGACGAAGTCGGACGCGGAACCGGCACATTCATGCGTTCGCGTATCCCGCTTTCCGGCCTTCCCGGATATTCGGCCGCCTTTACGGCCCAGGGCTGA
- a CDS encoding (2Fe-2S) ferredoxin domain-containing protein, protein MSKQRHELEKAEEALAKAGGDSIERHIFICAEPQKGECCSPEKGQASWKYLKKRLKQLGLDGPKTDSGGGVARTKADCLRICSSGPVAVVWPDGVWYHSCTEDVLERIIQEHLIGGAPVEDYRLRPAAN, encoded by the coding sequence ATGAGCAAGCAGCGCCACGAACTCGAAAAGGCCGAAGAAGCCCTCGCCAAGGCGGGTGGCGATTCCATCGAACGCCACATCTTCATCTGTGCCGAGCCGCAAAAGGGTGAATGCTGCAGCCCTGAAAAAGGGCAAGCCAGCTGGAAGTATCTGAAAAAGCGGCTCAAGCAGCTCGGCCTTGACGGCCCGAAAACGGACAGCGGCGGCGGCGTTGCGCGCACCAAGGCAGACTGCCTGCGCATCTGCTCATCCGGCCCGGTCGCGGTCGTATGGCCGGACGGCGTCTGGTATCATTCCTGCACCGAGGACGTCCTGGAACGGATCATCCAGGAGCACCTGATCGGCGGCGCGCCGGTCGAGGACTATCGCCTGCGCCCTGCGGCTAACTGA
- the xth gene encoding exodeoxyribonuclease III, with amino-acid sequence MKIATFNINGVKARLPRLLEWLEETRPAVACLQEIKSQDEGFPIAEFEKLGYKGIWHGQKSFNGVAILADGEAPVEVQRGLDGEPEDDHSRYLEADVFGVRAVCIYLPNGNPVPGPKFDYKLRWMKRLRERMAAIRAEEVPAIVTGDFNVIPHDRDVWSPSAMAADALMQPESRDAYFRLLGDGWTDAIATHNPRGGVWTYWDYQAGAWQRDHGFRIDHALLSPELADRLVACGVDKAHRGREKASDHAPVWVELRK; translated from the coding sequence ATGAAAATCGCAACCTTCAATATCAACGGCGTCAAGGCGCGCCTGCCCCGTCTGCTCGAATGGCTCGAGGAGACGCGCCCGGCCGTCGCCTGCCTGCAGGAAATCAAGTCTCAGGACGAGGGCTTCCCCATCGCCGAGTTCGAAAAGCTCGGCTACAAGGGCATCTGGCATGGCCAGAAGAGCTTCAACGGCGTTGCCATCCTTGCCGATGGCGAAGCGCCGGTCGAAGTCCAGCGAGGCCTCGACGGGGAGCCCGAGGACGATCACTCACGCTATCTGGAAGCCGATGTCTTCGGCGTGAGGGCCGTGTGCATCTACTTGCCCAACGGCAATCCGGTGCCCGGACCCAAGTTCGATTACAAGCTGCGCTGGATGAAGCGCCTGCGTGAGCGCATGGCCGCGATCAGGGCCGAGGAAGTTCCCGCCATCGTCACTGGAGACTTCAACGTCATCCCGCATGACCGCGACGTCTGGTCGCCATCGGCCATGGCCGCCGACGCCCTGATGCAGCCGGAATCGCGCGATGCCTACTTCCGCCTGCTCGGCGACGGCTGGACCGATGCGATCGCCACCCACAATCCGCGCGGCGGTGTCTGGACCTACTGGGATTACCAGGCAGGGGCCTGGCAGCGCGACCATGGCTTTCGCATCGACCATGCCCTGCTTTCGCCCGAGCTGGCCGATCGACTGGTCGCCTGCGGCGTCGACAAGGCGCATCGCGGACGGGAAAAGGCCAGCGACCATGCACCGGTCTGGGTCGAACTGAGGAAGTGA
- a CDS encoding TolC family outer membrane protein yields the protein MTRFVWGRAGLLSGMACIAAMQAPCARADTLREALVLAYQTNPTLQAARAQQRGVDENVPIAKASGLPSVSTNGRYTEFVKQSATSFTAPERLVSAGADLSVPIYSGGAVKNQVKAAKIRVEAGQADLRGAESSVFSSVVAAYMDVIRNEAIVGLNRNQVDVLKVNLQATSDRFEIGDVTRTDVAQSQSRLALAQSDARAAEANLAAARETYIQLIGKAPEALETPPPLPNLPNTPQEAVDQALENNPDLIAARERTKAAEKDIDVAGAGRLPKLSLFSSGSYNNYLGTLGGIGTESVPQTDTSAQAGASISIPLFQGGLPAARRRQAQASASSALENEIGIERQVIAQVRSAYTSWVASNDLIRSTQVAVDAAKLSLEGVRAENTVGNRTILDILNAEQELLNAEVQFVTAKRNAYVAGFSLLAAMGRAEARDLNLDGGILYDPELNYERVRGKVFDWDDDPAPVAQSTRTVDTPLQDGEIPQN from the coding sequence ATGACCCGGTTCGTTTGGGGGCGTGCCGGGCTACTGTCGGGAATGGCCTGCATCGCCGCGATGCAGGCTCCATGCGCGCGCGCCGACACGCTGCGCGAGGCCCTCGTCCTTGCCTATCAGACCAACCCGACGCTGCAGGCCGCGCGAGCCCAGCAGCGCGGCGTGGATGAAAACGTGCCCATCGCGAAGGCCTCCGGCCTGCCAAGCGTAAGCACGAACGGCCGCTACACCGAATTCGTCAAGCAAAGCGCGACTTCCTTCACCGCCCCCGAGCGGTTGGTCAGCGCAGGAGCGGACCTCAGTGTCCCGATCTATTCGGGCGGCGCAGTCAAGAATCAGGTCAAGGCCGCGAAGATCCGCGTCGAAGCCGGACAGGCCGACTTGCGCGGTGCGGAAAGCTCGGTCTTTTCCTCAGTCGTGGCGGCCTACATGGACGTGATCCGCAACGAGGCCATCGTCGGGCTCAACCGCAACCAGGTCGACGTGCTCAAGGTCAACCTCCAGGCGACGAGCGACCGTTTCGAAATCGGCGATGTCACACGCACCGACGTTGCCCAGTCGCAGTCGCGCCTGGCGTTGGCGCAAAGCGATGCCCGCGCGGCCGAGGCGAACCTGGCCGCCGCGCGCGAGACCTACATCCAGCTCATCGGCAAGGCTCCGGAGGCGCTCGAGACCCCGCCGCCGCTTCCGAACCTGCCGAACACGCCGCAGGAAGCCGTCGACCAGGCCCTCGAAAACAATCCCGACCTGATCGCCGCGCGTGAGCGGACCAAGGCCGCCGAAAAGGACATCGACGTAGCCGGGGCGGGCCGGCTGCCCAAGCTCAGCCTGTTTTCCTCGGGCAGCTACAACAATTATCTTGGCACCCTCGGCGGTATCGGCACCGAATCCGTGCCGCAGACCGATACATCGGCACAGGCCGGTGCCTCGATCTCGATTCCCCTGTTCCAGGGCGGCCTCCCCGCGGCGCGCCGGCGGCAGGCACAGGCATCGGCTTCCTCCGCGCTGGAGAACGAGATCGGCATCGAGCGCCAGGTTATCGCACAAGTTCGCTCGGCCTATACGTCATGGGTCGCGTCCAACGACCTGATCCGTTCGACCCAGGTCGCGGTCGATGCCGCCAAGCTCAGCCTTGAAGGCGTGCGAGCCGAGAACACAGTGGGCAATCGCACGATTCTCGACATCCTCAATGCCGAGCAGGAACTGCTCAATGCGGAAGTCCAGTTCGTCACCGCCAAGCGCAATGCCTATGTCGCGGGCTTCTCCCTGCTTGCCGCCATGGGCCGCGCCGAAGCGCGCGATCTCAACCTCGATGGCGGCATTCTCTACGATCCCGAACTCAACTATGAGCGGGTGAGGGGCAAGGTCTTCGACTGGGACGACGATCCCGCACCGGTCGCCCAATCGACACGGACCGTTGACACGCCGCTGCAGGACGGTGAAATTCCACAGAATTAA
- a CDS encoding DUF2497 domain-containing protein: MRQNGEPSVEEILQSIKQVIARDNRAGAKVERTRRATAGVIELEEDEDAGLEDVLELQETAELEPDMDEDDEEPSLIQDNVRASMRESLAALAMLSEPSAPPQIVRSGETSLESLTRELLRPALAEWLEKNLPPLVERMVAAEISRIVGKKG; the protein is encoded by the coding sequence ATGCGTCAGAACGGTGAACCCTCGGTCGAGGAGATCCTGCAGTCGATCAAGCAGGTGATCGCGCGCGACAATCGCGCGGGCGCCAAGGTCGAACGTACGCGTCGCGCCACTGCCGGCGTCATCGAGCTTGAGGAAGACGAGGACGCGGGCCTCGAAGACGTGCTCGAACTGCAGGAAACCGCCGAGCTGGAGCCCGATATGGACGAGGATGACGAAGAACCTTCGCTGATCCAGGACAATGTCCGCGCATCGATGCGCGAATCCCTGGCGGCCCTGGCCATGCTGTCCGAGCCCAGCGCGCCCCCGCAGATCGTGCGCTCGGGCGAAACCTCGCTGGAATCGCTTACCCGCGAGCTGCTGCGTCCCGCACTTGCCGAATGGCTCGAGAAGAACCTGCCCCCGCTCGTGGAGCGCATGGTTGCGGCAGAAATCTCGCGGATCGTCGGCAAGAAAGGCTGA
- a CDS encoding UrcA family protein, producing the protein MFTTAPLAAAALLGLALTAAPTFAKDVAVRYSDLDLASSEGQKTLERRIDRAARSACDYDRYDTGSRIHSREKTQCYRKALESAKTLMASKIAAAQEAQLGG; encoded by the coding sequence ATGTTCACGACTGCCCCGCTCGCCGCCGCCGCACTTCTTGGCCTGGCCCTGACCGCAGCCCCGACTTTCGCCAAGGACGTCGCGGTCCGCTATTCCGATCTCGACCTGGCTTCCAGCGAAGGCCAGAAGACCCTGGAACGCCGCATCGATCGTGCCGCCCGCAGCGCCTGCGACTACGATCGCTACGATACCGGTTCGCGCATCCACTCACGCGAGAAGACCCAGTGCTACCGCAAGGCGCTGGAAAGCGCGAAGACGCTGATGGCGAGCAAGATCGCAGCCGCTCAGGAAGCGCAGCTCGGCGGCTGA
- the erpA gene encoding iron-sulfur cluster insertion protein ErpA, translating to MDQQNLTLSPSAAARVATIAAKQGKAAILRLSVEGGGCSGFQYQFGLADAPESEDSVTETDGVKLVVDPVSLDLVSGCIVDYVESLGGAAFRVENPNAAAGCGCGSSFSI from the coding sequence ATGGACCAGCAGAACCTCACTCTCAGCCCTTCCGCCGCCGCGCGCGTAGCCACCATTGCCGCCAAGCAGGGCAAGGCCGCGATCCTGCGCCTCTCGGTAGAGGGAGGAGGCTGCTCCGGGTTCCAGTACCAGTTCGGCCTTGCCGACGCCCCCGAAAGCGAGGATTCGGTAACTGAAACCGACGGCGTGAAACTGGTGGTCGATCCGGTCAGCCTCGATCTCGTCAGCGGCTGCATCGTGGATTACGTGGAATCTCTGGGCGGGGCAGCTTTCCGGGTGGAAAATCCCAATGCCGCCGCCGGGTGCGGATGCGGGTCCAGCTTCAGCATCTGA
- a CDS encoding PTS sugar transporter subunit IIA, which produces MNGLFTLLPEAVIATAADSKDLILSELAALFAQVYDLERDTVLERMLEREELGSTGFGRRIAIPHARISGLKRPVAAFMRLEAPVEFDSADGMPIDLVFGLLSPDGAGAAHLHALAAISRMMRDERMHDDLLEAPGPEVLYSLLSNVIDRDAA; this is translated from the coding sequence ATGAATGGTCTTTTTACTCTCCTGCCTGAAGCCGTCATTGCGACTGCCGCAGACAGCAAGGATCTTATCCTCAGCGAGCTCGCCGCCCTTTTTGCGCAGGTCTATGACCTTGAGCGCGATACGGTGCTGGAACGCATGCTCGAACGCGAGGAATTGGGAAGTACCGGTTTCGGCCGCCGTATTGCGATTCCGCACGCCCGCATTTCCGGTCTGAAGCGGCCGGTTGCTGCATTTATGCGGCTGGAGGCTCCCGTGGAATTCGATTCCGCCGACGGAATGCCGATCGATCTCGTCTTCGGCCTGCTGTCTCCGGATGGCGCCGGTGCCGCGCACCTCCATGCCCTCGCCGCGATCTCGCGGATGATGCGCGACGAACGCATGCACGATGATTTGCTCGAAGCCCCGGGGCCGGAAGTTCTCTACAGCCTCCTGAGCAACGTCATCGACCGCGACGCCGCCTGA
- a CDS encoding DUF1491 family protein → MEARLPAHLEVSSLIRRVQAEGGFATVLNKGERDAGTIMVVLTENGANTRAYERMPQLDGTRQWTCSKKQDIEKPWEISEFIMRRADQDPDLWVVELDIAHGERFIGIG, encoded by the coding sequence GTGGAAGCGCGTCTGCCTGCGCACCTCGAAGTCTCGAGTCTGATTCGCCGGGTCCAGGCCGAAGGTGGTTTCGCAACCGTTCTCAATAAAGGTGAACGCGACGCCGGAACGATCATGGTCGTCCTTACCGAAAATGGAGCGAATACACGCGCTTACGAGCGTATGCCGCAATTGGACGGAACCCGCCAATGGACTTGTTCAAAGAAGCAAGACATTGAAAAACCATGGGAAATATCAGAGTTCATCATGCGTCGGGCTGATCAGGACCCTGACCTATGGGTTGTCGAGCTTGATATCGCGCATGGTGAGCGTTTCATCGGAATTGGGTAA
- a CDS encoding protein-L-isoaspartate O-methyltransferase family protein — MTLTEDRSAPSAQNSVSAARRAMITSQLRTSGVNEPWVLAAMAGIAREDFVPETMRDAAYIDRAIPLGNGRSLAAPLVQAKMLAEAEPTAQDKALLIGDGAGYLAALLRPLVGSLDAVDPAEAGAMAGEGGYTLVVIDGAIEELPAGIAAQLAENGRIVTGLMVRGVSRLASGRKAAGVVSLLPLAEIGIPALPELAAPKRWSF, encoded by the coding sequence ATGACCTTGACCGAGGATCGGTCCGCCCCGTCCGCCCAGAATTCCGTGAGCGCGGCCCGTCGCGCCATGATCACCAGCCAGCTGCGCACCAGCGGGGTCAACGAGCCCTGGGTGCTTGCGGCAATGGCCGGCATCGCCCGCGAGGACTTCGTTCCCGAAACCATGCGCGATGCCGCCTATATCGACCGTGCGATCCCGCTCGGCAATGGCCGCTCGCTCGCCGCGCCGCTGGTGCAAGCGAAGATGCTGGCCGAGGCCGAACCCACCGCCCAGGACAAGGCGCTGCTCATCGGCGACGGTGCCGGCTACCTTGCTGCGCTGCTGCGTCCGCTGGTGGGTTCGCTCGACGCCGTCGACCCGGCCGAAGCCGGCGCGATGGCGGGTGAGGGCGGTTATACGCTCGTCGTGATCGACGGTGCGATCGAGGAACTGCCTGCCGGCATCGCCGCCCAGCTTGCCGAAAACGGCCGCATCGTCACCGGCCTCATGGTACGCGGCGTCTCGCGCCTCGCGTCGGGCCGCAAGGCAGCTGGCGTCGTGTCGCTGCTCCCGCTCGCCGAAATCGGCATTCCTGCGCTCCCCGAACTGGCGGCTCCGAAACGCTGGAGCTTCTGA